Proteins encoded together in one Scheffersomyces stipitis CBS 6054 chromosome 5, complete sequence window:
- a CDS encoding predicted protein — MTIDNYLKLTSVLVHNFLGSLYPSKSKYDQKQITSTDKLVQYNLVDKDNNDNIVLVTSISELSETSVLVNFIFEGESTKTIDNLLVDWTDSDLAALEIRFPLSELNLPQSIINGFNKKVKSLAICANLDELFAADQSRLRRLSAISPPPHSSPNPLENEADLLDSKLPKSSLISDPPVHRRPNDMPDFEDELEIRGSASGFGPSSSVLPAIGDRDLNPPGLPRHPEMKPFVDPLAQGGNDGGMYPSLDHPVFGGRHEGGNTSRLGVPPGARFDDPYGEDNLDSLGSGLPGNLRGGSFGSGGSGNTGFPGFGGSGGGGFSF, encoded by the coding sequence ATGACTATCGACAATTATCTTAAGCTTACTTCGGTGCTTGTTCACAACTTCTTGGGCTCACTATACCCTTCCAAATCGAAATACGATCAGAAACAAATTACCAGCACTGACAAACTAGTCCAGTACAACTTGGTTGACAAAgacaacaacgacaacatTGTGCTTGTCACctcaatttcagaattaTCCGAAACGTCGGTACTTGtcaattttatttttgaagGCGAATCTACCAAGACTATTGACAATTTACTTGTAGATTGGACAGACAGCGACTTGGCTGCCCTTGAAATCAGATTTCCTTTGTCCGAACTTAATTTGCCACAGAGTATAATCAATGGCTTCAATAAAAAGGTAAAATCGTTAGCAATCTGTGCCAACTTAGACGAGCTCTTTGCAGCTGACCAATCACGTTTGCGTAGACTTTCAGCCATTTCGCCTCCTCCACACTCTTCTCCAAACCCATTGGAAAACGAGGCTGACTTGTTGGATTCCAAGTTGCCCAAATCCTCTCTTATTTCAGATCCTCCAGTGCACCGCCGTCCCAATGACATGCCTGATTTCGAAGACGAGTTGGAAATCAGAGGCTCTGCTTCAGGCTTTggaccttcttcttctgtgcTCCCAGCTATCGGTGACAGAGATTTGAACCCTCCAGGATTGCCTAGACACCCTGAGATGAAACCGTTTGTAGATCCACTCGCTCAAGGTGGAAATGACGGGGGTATGTATCCTTCTCTAGATCACCCCGTCTTTGGTGGCAGACACGAAGGTGGTAACACCCTGAGATTAGGTGTACCTCCAGGGGCTAGATTCGATGATCCATATGGTGAGGACAATCTCGATTCCCTTGGAAGCGGTTTACCAGGAAACTTGAGAGGTGGCAGCTTTGGGAGCGGAGGCAGTGGCAATACTGGATTCCCAGGATTTGGGGGATCTGGTGGCGGCGGCTTTTCATTTTAA